One region of Drosophila subobscura isolate 14011-0131.10 chromosome J, UCBerk_Dsub_1.0, whole genome shotgun sequence genomic DNA includes:
- the LOC117893822 gene encoding bumetanide-sensitive sodium-(potassium)-chloride cotransporter isoform X3 — MSDTTSFELGSASDRPPNRFQVNPVNGNSRKTQAPAPPTGLADGTGDSQGQHEVYRRLTNIEGDLLEDDAFDATQMLNKHQPRQQRQSIKSSFRDKDKPSRFRDLKQTTTRFQVDPRSGDSDESNDSQEERELLDSEIYDTKYGKSFRHFTREALPRLDNYRNMMSIQAAYRPTLDELHNATLTGKNTHSLTRNQDPESGVMNGMLKFGWIKGVLIRCLLNIWGVMLFLRLSWVVGQAGIIEGFVLILTTTAVTTITALSMSAISTNGVIKGGGTYYMISRSLGPEFGGSIGLIFSLANAVACAMYVVGFCESMLAMMTDFEWQIVDGGVQDVRIIGCVTILLLLIIVVVGMEWEAKAQIGLLIILLVAIADFVIGTFIGPKNDEDRAKGFLGYNGTTFSTNLFADYREEKGVQHDFFSVFAIFFPAATGILAGANISGDLKDPQKSIPKGTILAIVITTATYLIMVLQCGGAVVRDATGNISDAINGSFAFLDCANGDCKFGLQNSFQVIELVSGFGPLIYAGCFAATLSSALASLVSAPKVFQALCKDELYPKIVWFAKGFGKNNEPVRGYVLTFIIASAFILIGELNLIAPLISNFFLAAYMLINFSTFHASLAKPVGWRPTFKYYNMWLSLLGAILCVAVMFLISWATALITFSVVLALYLIVAYRKPDVNWGSTTQAQTYKNALMSVQQLNNVEEHVKNYRPQILVLSGLPNTRPVLVDLAYMLTKNLSLLVCGHVLRGSSSQKYRTYLQERAANWFRKHRVKGFYALVDGEDFESGTRALMQATGIGKLKPNILLLGYKTDWQTCEHKELDQYFNVMHKALDMYLSVAILRVPQGLDCSQLLGSQDGWKTVSEVPRTLQPNESSGDLQAADSSARNGLGGSIDSLSRNVSVSQEEGGGIAGHALLHAENSLKMVKSSSTSDLSFIASNQAKDVSGSPDPLEAKTANVVPNTLRKSKLKHDDPASLYKGPGGLELPKEILSDLTQFTRKRSHAVIDVWWLYDDGGLTLLLPYIISTRRTWQSCKLRVYALANKNSELEFEQRSMASLLSKFRIDYSDLTLIPDITKKPLESSTQFFNELIKDFVVSEKDTENGNSSRATLNEDETLITDDDLLAVQDKTNRYLRLREYLREQSTKSDLVVMTLPMPRKNIVSAPLYMAWLESLSRDMPPFLFVRGNQTSVLTFYS; from the exons atgTCGGACACAACCTCTTTTGAGCTGGGATCGGCCTCCGACCGACCCCCGAATAGGTTTCAAGTGAATCCGGTCAACGGCAATAGTCGCAAGACACAGGCGCCCGCACCCCCAACGGGGCTAGCCGACGGAACCGGCGACAGCCAGGGACAACACGAAGTCTACCGCCGGCTGACAAACATCGAGGGAGACCTACTCGAGGACGACGCCTTCGATGCTACCCAAATGCTGAACAAACACCAGCCTAGGCAACAGAG GCAGTCCATCAAGAGCAGCTTTCGCGACAAGGATAAGCCGTCGCGCTTCAGGGATCTGAAGCAGACGACGACACGCTTTCAAGTGGACCCCAGGAGCGGCGACTCGGACGAGTCCAACGATTCGCAGGAGGAGCGCGAGCTGCTCGACAGCGAAATCTACGATACGAAATATGGTAAAAGTTTTCG GCACTTTACGCGCGAGGCGCTGCCGCGTTTGGACAACTACCGGAACATGATGTCCATTCAGGCGGCCTACCGTCCCACACTCGATGAGCTGCACAACGCCACGCTGACGGGCAAG AACACGCACAGCTTGACGCGGAATCAGGATCCCGAATCGGGCGTCATGAATGGCATGTTGAAATTTGGCTGGATCAAAGGCGTGCTCATACGCTGCCTGCTCAACATTTGGGGCGTGATGCTCTTCCTGCGCCTCAGCTGGGTGGTGGGACAGGCGGGCATCATCGAGGGCTTCGTCTTAATACTGACAACGACCGCTGTCACGACCATCACGGCATTGTCGATGTCAGCGATAAGCACTAATGGTGTCATCAAAGGAG GTGGCACCTATTACATGATATCCCGCTCGCTGGGCCCCGAATTTGGCGGCTCCATTGGCCTCATTTTCTCGCTGGCAAATGCCGTCGCCTGTGCCATGTATGTCGTCGGCTTCTGCGAGTCCATGTTGGCCATGATGACGGACTTTGAGTGGCAAATTGTCGATGGAGGTGTGCAGGATGTGCGCATCATTGGCTGCGTCAccatattgctgctgctgatcatcgttgtcgttggcaTGGAGTGGGAGGCGAAG GCACAAATTGGTCTCTTGATCATTCTGCTGGTGGCCATTGCGGACTTTGTTATTGGCACCTTCATTGGACCCAAGAACGATGAGGATCGCGCCAAGGGTTTTCTGGGCTACAATG GCACCACTTTCAGCACCAATCTGTTTGCTGATTATCGCGAGGAGAAGGGCGTGCAGCATGACTTTTTCTCGGTCTTTGCCATCTTCTTTCCAGCTGCCACAGGCATTCTGGCGGGTGCCAATATCTCTGGTGATCTGAAG GATCCTCAAAAATCCATTCCCAAGGGCACCATCTTGGCCATTGTCATTACCACTGCCACATATTTGATTATGGTGCTGCAGTGCGGTGGTGCAGTGGTGCGCGATGCCACTGGCAACATTTCGGATGCGATCAATGGCTCCTTTGCGTTTCTCGATTGTGCGAATG GTGACTGCAAATTTGGGCTGCAAAACTCTTTCCAGGTGATTGAGCTGGTCTCGGGCTTTGGGCCGCTCATCTACGCGGGTTGCTTTGCTGCCACATTGTCCTCGGCGTTGGCCAGTTTGGTCTCGGCACCCAAAGTGTTTCAG GCACTCTGCAAGGATGAACTCTACCCAAAGATCGTCTGGTTCGCCAAGGGTTTTGGCAAGAACAATGAGCCCGTGCGTGGTTATGTGTTGACTTTTATCATTGCCTCTGC CTTCATTTTGATTGGAGAACTCAATCTGATTGCGCCGCTCATTTCGAACTTCTTTTTGGCCGCCTACATGCTGATCAATTTCAGCACCTTTCACGCCAGTCTGGCTAAGCCCGTGGGCTGGCGACCAACCTTCAAG TATTACAACATGTGGCTGAGTCTGCTGGGCGCCATACTCTGTGTGGCCGTCATGTTTCTCATCTCGTGGGCCACCGCACTTATCACATTCTCCGTGGTGCTGGCTTTGTACTTAATTGTGGCCTACCGCAAGCCGGATGTCAACTGGGGCTCCACCACGCAGGCGCAGACGTACAAGAATGCCCTGATGTCCGTGCAGCAGCTGAACAATGTCGAGGAGCACGTGAAGAACTATCGACCGCAGATCCTCGTGCTCTCGGGACTGCCCAACACACGCCCCGTGCTGGTCGATCTGGCCTACATGCTGACCAAGAACCTTTCGCTGCTCGTCTGCGGGCATGTGCTGCGCGGCTCCAGCTCCCAGAAGTATCGCACATATCTGCAGGAACGTGCCGCCAATTGGTTCCGCAAGCATCGCGTCAAGGGCTTCTATGCGCTGGTGGACGGGGAGGACTTTGAGTCGGGCACACGCGCCCTCATGCAGGCCACAGGCATTGGCAAGCTGAAGCCCaacattctgctgctgggctacAAGACTGACTGGCAGACGTGCGAGCACAAGGAGCTGGATCAATACTTTAATGTGATGCACAAG GCCCTGGACATGTATCTCTCGGTGGCCATTCTACGCGTGCCCCAGGGACTGGACTGCTCGCAGCTGCTGGGCTCGCAGGATGGCTGGAAGACCGTGTCGGAAGTGCCGCGCACATTGCAGCCCAACGAGAGCTCTGGGGATTTGCAGGCGGCGGACAGCAGCGCCAGGAATGGCCTCGGTGGCAGCATTGACTCGCTCAGCCGCAATGTGTCCGTGTCACAAG AGGAAGGCGGCGGGATCGCTGGCCATGCCCTGCTCCACGCGGAGAACAGCCTGAAGATGGTCAAAT CCTCCAGCACCAGCGACCTCTCGTTTATAGCGAGCAATCAGGCTAAAGATGTTTCCGGTTCACCAGATCCACTCGAGGCCAAGACGGCCAATGTGGTG CCCAACACGCTGCGCAAGTCCAAGCTGAAACACGATGATCCTGCTTCGCTGTACAAGGGTCCTGGCGGCTTGGAGCTGCCCAAGGAGATACTCAGCGACCTCACACAGTTTACGCGTAAGCGTAGCCATGCCGTCATCGATGTCTGGTGGCTGTACGACGACGGAGGActcacgctgctgctgccgtacATCATCAGCACGCGGCGCACCTGGCAGTCATGCAAGCTGAG GGTTTACGCACTGGCGAATAAAAACTCGGAGCTGGAGTTTGAGCAGCGTTCCATGGCCAGTTTGTTGTCCAAGTTTCGCATTGACTACTCTGACCTGACGCTGATACCGGACATAACCAAGAAGCCGCTGGAATCATCCACGCAATTCTTTAATGAGCTCATTAAGGACTTCGTGGTGAGTGAAAAGGACACAGagaacggcaacagcagcagagcaacacTCAATGAGGATGAGA CACTCATAACGGACGATGATCTGCTGGCCGTGCAGGACAAAACCAATCGTTATCTGCGCCTGCGAGAGTATCTGCGGGAGCAGTCCACCAAGTCGGATCTGGTGGTCATGACATTGCCCATGCCACGCAAGAACATTGTCTCCGCACCGCTCTACATGGCCTGGCTGGAGAGTCTCAGTCGGGACATGCCACCGTTCCTGTTTGTGCGCGGCAACCAGACGAGCGTGCTGACATTCTACTCGTAG